In a single window of the Salvelinus alpinus chromosome 15, SLU_Salpinus.1, whole genome shotgun sequence genome:
- the LOC139539711 gene encoding hyaluronan and proteoglycan link protein 4-like, translating into MLSSQPLFLGTVTCLVLTFVLSVTSLPADAEKGRRKVVHVLEDDTGAVIVQTAPGKVITHRGGSITLPCRYHHEPESSDPNRIRIKWTKVTDALVFEDVFVALGLQQRVFGSYRGRVSLEQNGPGDASVIIHNVTLEDYGRYECEVTNDMEDDTGFVNLDLEGVVFPYYPRVGRYKLNYHQAEDVCKEQDAILASHAQLHKAWLEGLDWCNAGWLEDGSVQYPISHPRDQCGRKDTAAGVRNYGYRHKEDERYDAFCFTSNLNGKVYFLKRFKKVNYAEAVKACLRDSSVVAKVGQLYAAWKIQLLDRCEAGWLEDASIRYPIVNPRTRCGGPQPGVRHLGFPDLKFRLYGVYCFRKNQENVNVDVVKLTQHPGKSSKDIPMNTTTTRNI; encoded by the exons ATG CTCTCCTCACAGCCCCTGTTCCTGGGGACAGTGACCTGCTTGGTTCTAACCTTTGTCCTCTCTGTGACCTCCCTCCCTGCTGATGCTGAGAAGGGAAGGAGGAAAGTTGTTCATGTACTCG AGGATGACACTGGGGCAGTGATCGTTCAAACCGCCCCTGGTAAAGTGATCACCCACCGGGGAGGCTCCATCACCCTGCCCTGCCGCTACCACCACGAACCCGAGAGCTCTGACCCCAACCGCATCCGCATCAAGTGGACCAAGGTGACGGATGCACTGGTGTTTGAGGACGTGTTTGTGGCGTTGGGCCTCCAGCAGAGGGTGTTCGGGTCATACCGGGGTCGTGTGTCCCTAGAGCAGAACGGACCGGGGGACGCATCTGTCATCATCCACAACGTCACTTTGGAGGACTACGGACGCTACGAGTGCGAGGTCACCAACGACATGGAGGACGATACGGGATTTGTCAACCTGGATCTTGAAG GTGTGGTGTTCCCCTACTACCCACGGGTGGGGCGCTACAAGCTCAACTACCACCAGGCTGAGGATGTGTGTAAGGAGCAGGATGCCATCCTGGCCTCCCATGCCCAGCTCCACAAGGCCTGGCTAGAGGGCCTGGACTGGTGCAACGCAGGCTGGCTGGAGGACGGCTCCGTCCAGTACCCCATCTCCCACCCCCGGGACCAGTGTGGCCGCAAGGACACCGCCGCAGGGGTACGCAACTACGgctacagacacaaagaggatgagCGCTACGATGCCTTCTGTTTCACCTCCAACCTCAAtg gtaagGTGTATTTCCTGAAGCGATTTAAGAAGGTTAactatgctgaggcagtgaaggcGTGCCTGCGTGACAGCTCGGTGGTGGCCAAGGTGGGTCAGCTCTATGCTGCCTGGAAGATCCAGCTGCTGGATCGCTGTGAGGCCGGCTGGCTGGAGGACGCAAGTATCCGCTACCCCATCGTCAACCCACGCACCCGCTGCGGAGGGCCCCAACCGGGGGTCCGCCACCTGGGCTTCCCCGACTTGAAGTTCCGCCTCTACGGGGTTTACTGCTTCCGCAAGAACCAAGAGAATGTTAATGTTGATGTAGTTAAGCTGACACAGCACCCAGGGAAGAGCAGTAAGGACATCCCCATGAACACCACTACCACCAGAAACAtctag